ATACATGCCATGGCATAGAGCACTCAATGGGTATACTAGATTTCAAATAACATACTTCACACATGGATACACAAACACATGCACccataagagagagagagagagaacctgCAAAGGGAGGAACTCCCATTTCAATGCCCATATGAAGAAGAGCATTCTGTATCTCACTCTTCCTAATCTTTCCTCTATCTTCTATGTCTAAATCTGTGAAAAGATTCTCAGCCAACATcgcaaaatcatcttcatcctCCAAAATTATTCGAAGCGCCTTTCCATCCAAAATTGACAAGACCATCGGATCATCTGAATATGAAAATGTAAAGCATAAGAACTTTATGATTTAGTTTCACCGACACTAGGTCTTTCTTTCTGTCcagattaaaaataaaaaagaaaaaaacgtAGAGCATGTAAGACTGAGACAGGGGAAATCAACCTAACAGCATAGTTGCAAAAGGcttaaaccaaaatttgttttaaaaaaaaactaaagtatTTTATTTAGTTGCTGATAGCAAGTGGACAAAATGATGCCTTGATGTTATGAGTCGCTCAACTTGATGAAGCAAACTAAAGAAAAAAGCCTTTTCCAGGTAGAATTAGAAATGGTAGAACATCGCATTTCTAGTTAAGCAGGTGATTCTTACAAATTAATTGCATGCAAAAGTTATAGAGATTCAAATATTACTAAAAAATGGTGCAGAAGAACTAAAATAAATCAGATTCAAATTTAGACCAATCCATAGACTGATGGTCTGCTTCCACTGATATGCATTTATTAGAAGTAGGGGATCTCCATGTTCCCTTCGGAACACACCATAAACAAGTTGATTGAATTTAGAGCACAGAAGTAGTGATCAAGCCCTTTGATCACACGAAGATTGAAACCAGAAATATTGTGCCCTTCCAACAACTTTCAAACCCGATGTCAATTTCCCCCCACCCCAAATAATATGTTTGGCAAGGATAACTCGAATCAGTAGCTACCACATCAGCTCCAGTCATTCACTCTATTCAGAAAAATGGATTTAGCACTAGAGGGCAAACATTCAAGCACACTAATTCCTCAActcaaaaagagagaaattaatggaaaagaaaatatttacTACTTTTAAAAGTCAACAGTCACCTTTGAGTTCATCAGCGGCAATCGAGACGTAGTTCTGAAGAAAAGAGGAGGCATTCTCGCGATCTAGCTCCTTAGCGCTGAAGCTACTGAAGTCATCGCCAATTTCGAGACGGCGGAGAACGGCGGACTTGAGGTTCTCCGGCAATGCGAGGCCGAAGAGAAAGGCGGAGACTCTCGATTCTGCCAACTCCAAGAGCTGAGCTCCGGTAACGGCGCCGTCAGGTGACGGCAGACTCAAGTCCACGGCTTTCAGTTGATTTCCGTCCAAAATTGTTAAACCTCCGTCcgccattttttcctttttcctttttttttcggaTTCTTTTTTAGCTGCTGATTTTTATTGACGATTGGAATTTGAACTAGAGGAGAGAAGAGCGAGGAAGTGAACAAAACCGCGTAATTCTGGTCTTTGCTCTCTTTTAAACGGTCAAATGCTTCGgacagaagaaaaaagaaaacaatttcttttcttttcttaccttttcttttttgtttttagaaatacatttttttctactagattttttttttaaaaatgataaattatttatatataaaaaaaaaaaccttaatcCACTTAGTAGTTAGTATCTCATTTTCCGCTTCACCATCGCttgatctttaattttttttttcttttggacaTAGTAGAAGGTGATATTTTATTTCGAGTGAATTTTTTTGCTTTGAAGTTAAAATCGTAAGGATTGTTGTTTATGAAAGTCTATATGTCAAAACATAGGTAGAACCAGAACATGTTCTTTAAGGGGATGAACTTTAATTCAACTAAAATTTAAGTATATAACTTGAAATAATTGTAATTTTTTCAAGGGCAAAGGTTTAGATatacataaaattattttaagaaTTTCAACTTTTTAAGGGAGAAAAttttaggccttgtttggattgccggTTTCTGTCGAAAAATtatgtcgttttccgtgatcacatttccctattacctttttccctcacatatatcaaatcgctacagtaatttttccatgaaaaatcacgaaaaatgcaatccaaacacaaccttaatttttcaaaacatgGGAGAGCACCCCTCTCCGCTACTCCCTAGTTCCGTCCATGCTTTAGAAATTTCTACGTGTGTAATATTCATTTGTCAACTGCTAATGTTGTATGTGTGAAATACTAATTTTATATACGATAGAATTTCCAAAAATGAGTTAACAAAACCAGTTTTTTGGTGAAAGTTGTTTAATATCTAATTGATTTTCCATAcctgatttaaaaaattaagatcAAATTACAGGTCCCAAAATTGCGAAAATACCTCATATAAGTACAACGTTTGTGAAATTATGCCTAAGGTGTGATGACTAGAGATGTAAAATCAATTCCTTTGGACAATTATTCTTCCAAAAACATGTAAAGaagcctttctttttccttattttttatTAGGAGGAGCAATGAAGCCTTTGAATTTTGCAGAGAAatataaaagaattgaaaaaaaaaaacaacctaGCCAGCAAAGAAGACTAGTACATTAATCCTTTACTTTGTTCACTAGCTACTCACTACCATACATCAACATGTTGCTTGTTTcatagtttcttttttttttcgaacaCGATAAACTTACATTTACTATACATTAGGGGGAGGGGAGACTGAAGAGATCAAAGAGAACTCGGAGGGAACTGAATTACCACCAGTCCAGACGGATGCCTACGTACCTGCTGACAACATTTTCAGAAAAGTCTGAATTTTTAGAATATAGGCAAAAGGATTTGATCGCTTGACGTACATCCAAGTAGAGTTTTAAACCACTCATGGTTGCCAACTATTGTAGGAGGAGTTGGTTGCTTGTTTCATAGTTTCTTGCCAATATTTTTGAAAGGTGGTTTGCATAAGGACATTCTTGATAAGGTCCTGTTTTGGACCTTCTGGGCTTATTCTCTAGTGCTTATATGTATTTGCCAAATGCTATGAAAAAATTGGCCTAATGGGGGAAACTGTAAAGAACAGCCCCTCAAGGTTTTAACAAATTGCCTCCATTTGGATTTTTAACCGAGAAGTTTTGCGTAAAacattactgtagcacttttttatAAGTGTGTATGCGAGATGAAATGATGGTTAAATAATGTAGAGAGTTTTCCGAAAACTGGTTTTTGAAGAACAGCAAATAAGGCTGGCCCTCACAAGGGTAGTGAATGGAGATAAATATAGGGCTGTGATTGAGATGGGCCAAATCTGTTATGGATTGTTGTATACTGCCAATAAATTTGAGAAGAAATGGATGCAGAGTAGAAAAGTTGCTGATGCGCAAATTAGAACGATAGAATTGATAATGATTTGGTATCTACTATGGATTAAATGTGGTCTAGAATTGAGGAGGAATTTTACATGAGATTAAAGTAAGGTTGTAAATGAATTAGACCTTAACAAACAGTTCAAACTTAATTTGAGTTGGACTTTTGATAAGGTCGAACTATAATTCAAACAAGAAGTAAGATTCGATTAAGGTATTTTACTCaaataatttgtatattttaattcaAGAAATTTATTGATATTCAATATAAAATTATACtgttattatattattatgtTGATTTTGTTTATGTGCTATTGGTAAAATAATATTAAAGCTTAAAAATTCTGCACTTTCATATCAAAGTTGAGCATATCAAATATTAGATTGAATCGAATAAGATCTTAAAACCTAAATTCGTATGCAGTTCAAATTCGAACCTAAAAGTTTAAATAGACCATAATAGTATAAAAGTTCAATTCGATTTGATTTGTTTGCAAAGAGTGCTTTTGAATGCAGTGAAAATCTCAAAAAATCAGCTGGAGTTAATAGATTTTGTTCAAGAAAACGATCTGAAGATATGCATTCATACAGTGGTTACTTTATGTTTCATTAGGCCTTGAGAGGTTTTCAACTTTCAAATGGGTGATCAAGAAGGAATGTTACATACTTCTAGGGTAAAATTGCTAAAGTAATTCCACAGATTTTCATTGTTCAAAATCCTCAATGTAGTAACTTGCACAATGACGAGGATTTTGGTTCTCATTCTGAGACCAATGATTTTTCATAATTTCACTTTCAACAGTGATGCCCATTTAAACTGTACAAGAAAATTATTTCCCAATTTTGCAATTGAAAGGTTAAAATGAATTCTAAATTTGACAATGTGATCGATATCGCAAATTGAGATATTTTTATCATGTGTTCCTGAATCCAGATAGATCTTAGTTTATACTTAACAATCCCCAAAAAGGCAAAGGGAAATATCTCAAGGAAGCCAAAATAAGAGGGAATTGCTATATACACCAACCAATTGTCTTTTAAGGTGATGCACATTAGATATCAGATGTTACAGAATGAGATTGTTTCTAGCATCACGATTCAAGATACCAAGCAGCCTATCATTGTCCAGAAAAGAGTGGAAGCTCATTCAGGGAagcgggaaaaaaaaaaaaagaaagaagagaaagggaGGGTTGGGGGTTGTACAATAATATAGTCTAGCAGAGTCAACCTACAGGCTTggttaaaatttcattgaaaaccATTTTCAAGCATGCGCCTATAATGTACCTAGGCATGAACAGAATGAGACAAGTCACTTGCGCTTCTTCGATTTCACAGGAGGAATTTGACCCTCATCATCTGAAGAGACTTCCTCTGGTTCATCAGGAACATCGTTAGGAACATTGTGTTTGGTTATATAGTCCTTCAGTACTATCATGCTCTGCTCCTTCATTGATACTAATTGCTCGGAGAGAACTCCCTTTTTAGCATCAACAGAATGTGTTTCGGATCCTAGCTTAAAGGTAGCTTTAACTAGTGGATTTGAAGATGCTGTATTTTGATCTTCCATGTTGAAAGTTTTGAAATTCCTGCATCAGTCAATAATTAGAGCACGGTATATATCACAGTATATATCATCAAGATATTTCACGTTCTATTGCTAGCCTGCATCAGTTTTTCTCCTTCTGATAAATAACTAAACCATGTACAAATAGGGGATCGAAGAAGAAAAATCCAAGGACGTAAGTGAATAGCAAATATATATGAAGACGTACAAAACTGTAATTTGATTAAAATGCCTCTTTCTAAATAGTGAATTCAGCAATACTGAACTTCTTCAGCCAGCAAAACAGACAAACACATGTAGGTTAGGAAACGCTTTTGCACTCAATAAAAACCATTAGAGATTATAGATAAGTGCATTTGGAACACAGTCGTGAAAAATATTAGTAATGTAGAATAGCaaaaggtggtggtggtggaagtTGGCATTTTATCTATCCATCTTTAGCTGTTATGCAAAGGGAGGGAGAGACTACTATGGGTCTGACAGTTCATGGCTGTATTGAGAACAGGAAGATTAAAAGAAATTGTCATCTTAACTGGGGAGTGGGGTTCACTTCTGGGTTGATTCCATCGCATTGTAGCTAAGAAAAATTGACAAAGTTCTAggaacaagaaacaaaatgcaccTCATACACATGTACATCCCAACATGATatttgaaaccaaggtccttTGAGTTATTCTTATACAGGATTGCAAGCAAACCTCAACCACTTTGACATAGCAATTTTAAAATGCAAAGCAGCTTATCAAAACAGACAAAGCATTCTATCCTTATTTTAAGGCTTTTTCCTGTTTTAGTAAGGTCACTGAAAaggagaaatgcttgttctgtTGTTCTGTGCCAGCTAACAAGCCTCTTCTCTCCTGCTCTGCAGATAATTTGTTTAGGCTTACGGTATATTGGGCCATCTAGGAGACTTGATAGGGACAGACAGATTCTGCTTACAAAAGTTAATAGTCATTCGATGAAGGTTATTCCAAACCAAACTTTTAACTCTCACAGAGTCTGTTTCATTTTTCCTGCAACATCTAAGTGATTTTATCATGCTTGCAATCATTTCAAAAGAGGCTCTATGGATGTCTCTGGTGCACTAGCAAGAAGCTCTACCCAATCCACACAAGGCAAACCTCCCATCACATACAGGAATTAGTCAAATGTTCAGatgcaagaaaggaaaagagagaacatCAAAAGAGGGAATCGTTCACAATAATCAACCTAACCCTTCTAGATTGCAAGTTTCAAAACATATACAAAAAGATTCTGTGTATCAGCAACCTACATTGAGGTCATAACCAATACATCATTCCATAAACTATCAGCCACCAACCATATGGCTTAAACAATCATATAAAAATTTTGCACTTCAATGGTTGAGATTCAGCACA
This portion of the Coffea arabica cultivar ET-39 chromosome 2e, Coffea Arabica ET-39 HiFi, whole genome shotgun sequence genome encodes:
- the LOC113732644 gene encoding uncharacterized protein, which encodes MEDQNTASSNPLVKATFKLGSETHSVDAKKGVLSEQLVSMKEQSMIVLKDYITKHNVPNDVPDEPEEVSSDDEGQIPPVKSKKRK